GCGGTATCAGAGCAGACAAATAATACGTTTTTAAACATGGCTCCAAACTAAAATTCTCAATGAAACATTTACTGACTTTTCAGTTACTGCTCGTCTTGTACAGACCTTTTCAACacataattttgttttacacCCTGTTCGACTGCTATGCTTTGAATAAAAACTGTACAAGTACATCGGGCAAGCGACAGAACATGCAGAGAAGCATGCAGTAGATCACAATAGATTCTGCAGCTGTACAAGCACTGACCGGGCTGGAGAGCTGCGCCTGCATCCACCTCAAGTTGCTAATGCACCCGCCCTCCGCTGCCAATGGAAAATACCACTGCAAATCTCTCACGATGCCAAGAGCTACGAGGGGCCGAGACAGCTCCAGCTACCAACACTGCATAACAGCATATCATTGGTCACAGTCGTAACAAAACAGTGACACCCAGGGCATCTAAACTTAAACCTCAGTCCCATTTTTTTACTGCAACATCTGGGTGTGTGGCCACTGTAGCCGACTATCACTTTGACAAACAGATGAGCAAAGCAACTTCTAGAAAATGCTAATGAACTCAAATATAATCACAGAAATTCATGCCTCATGCAAAATACCAGTGCTTTTAAAAGTTAATCCACCTCAGTGCTGAATAATTATTTCAACCAGCACTTTaaagatatacacacacaagacTCAACCCTTCCCTACTGCACTACAACATCCACTCACTAGTACACACTCTAGCAGCCCCCGTCAGGAGCTTTGTTGCAATTAATAGTGACACCTGTGGCATTTACCGAAGCGGAGCTGGTTATGACGTGAAAAATAAAGCGAGTACATCCTCCGTTATGAACATCCAAACTATAAAGAGCCAAATGCTGCCACTACTCACTCTGACATTACACGGTAAGTATAACACGCTAACACAGAGCCACCACAAGGCTTTTTGTCGATTGAAAAAGAACTGGTGGCAGAGCCCTCTTGGCGATTACTATGAATTTTATGCAGTCTGAAGCCGAAGAGGGGAGATCATGTGCACACAATCGATAAATCATTAAAAGCTGGTCACTCCTTACCAACAGTTATGGTGATTGGTGACCACAAAATGGATATCAAAGAAGGATAAAAAGGGCTGGTGGTTGGGGTGGGGGgtgtgtgtgacatttaaagcccaaagacaaaacaacaaaccccttcccgtctctctcctctgctatTTGTGGGCGTATATTCTCCCCCACTCTAGATGCGAGAAGTCCCACACACTTCACACCAGACGCTGGCTGCCATGACCTCAGAGCTGACATCACCGTGCAGCTGTGCCCTAGatttcacagcacacacacacaaactctcatgcacacacgcaGCTTTCGGGgaaatgaagtgaaatgtgCGCTCTTGTCGATTCATCCAATATCGTCCTATGTTTTTAAGAGGTTTGTTTTTGCGTCCTCGGCTTAGTCATGGCGGGGGGACGGGAGAAATGTTCTTGACCGTGTTGGTATGCTTCTAGCTGACCATCCCATCAGAGGTAAAATGTCAGACGGAGGGAAATGTTCTGACCAAAGGAGAGTGGCGAGACAGAAACGGAAACATGACAGCAGTTCTCACCAAGAGGGAACCAGTCTGATTTCATTCACAATCAATCGCTGTTTTCTCACCACCAAATGACGTTTGCTCACTTAACGCTAAGAAAAGGCATACCAAGTGGCGCATCACCATGTGTTTGCTGGTTTCCCCGCTCAggaaaagcaaagcaaaaaaaaaaataagtcagGAGTTTCGTCCACACAATGTGTTATTCATCTTTCCTAATCAGGAGCCATTAAGGATTAGTTATCTTCATCATCTTTGCGTCATGCCTGTGTGTTAAGTTCAAAGAATTAAAACATAGACAGTCcttgtggtgatgatgatggaaacAGCTGTCTTGTGTCATCACCCTGTGTGAAGCAGAAAGCCGCACGGCTTGGCTGGTTAGTTAAGCTGCGGATCACACCATGTGGTCCCCAGTGCTGGTGCTGGCTGTCTGGCTGGGCAGCTCAGAGGTGTGCTCCTTCTGTCTGAAGGCTTGCTGCTGGTGCCCGGAGCAGCAGTCCCGACCGGTGACTTTGCACATCCGTTGCTCCTCGTCGCTTTCCTCCTCAAGTCCGGAGCCCTCGTCCACATCCAGCTGGCAAACGCACACCTCGATACCAGAGTCGCCGGTCACATGGCGGCGACGAGTGATgagctcctcatcctcttcctcctcctccgccacCGCTGCCATCAACGGAGCCTCTACGTTGTCCTCTGCCAGACACTGCGCTTGGATGGGCATCGACACTGTTTCCTGGTCTGATGAGCCTGAGGCCTGACTGTCCACCCTTGGTTGTGCCTCAGCTGGTGGTTGTGGCGCCATGGCGGCATCTGGCTGGCTCACTTGTGAAGGGGGTGCTGGATTGGTCTCAGGAGGGTTTTCAGAGTAAGGAGGAGGTGGTGTCGGCGGGTGACCTACCACCTCTTCATAGTCGGGAAGCTTGCAGTCGTTCCAGAACCCTGAAAGtcagaaaatacaaacacttTAGCTGTCAAACCATCATCCTTTAggtcctttattgatttgtttgg
This portion of the Pagrus major chromosome 12, Pma_NU_1.0 genome encodes:
- the wbp1 gene encoding WW domain-binding protein 1, which translates into the protein MPQKALGSIVGLLCTGTCLVQGKEFCFGVNNEQYRCEMGYCCGETECCTYYYELWWFWLVWTLIIMLSCCCAYRHRRVKMRLQQEQRQREISLMAYQGASSSFISPPPLNLRFWNDCKLPDYEEVVGHPPTPPPPYSENPPETNPAPPSQVSQPDAAMAPQPPAEAQPRVDSQASGSSDQETVSMPIQAQCLAEDNVEAPLMAAVAEEEEEDEELITRRRHVTGDSGIEVCVCQLDVDEGSGLEEESDEEQRMCKVTGRDCCSGHQQQAFRQKEHTSELPSQTASTSTGDHMV